Part of the Variovorax paradoxus B4 genome, GCCACGAGATGGCGGATCAGCGAGTTGTGGGGCGAGAGGTCGAGCACGTAGTACTTCATGATCCAGGCGCTGACGACGAGGACCGGTTCGGCATGCACCGTCGGCGTGGCCGGGGCGTACTGGATGAGTTCGATCAGTTCGTTGCGCAGGATGACCTTTCCCGGCGTGAGGGCGACTTCGCGCCCGGGCCGGAACGATCCGGCCTCAGCGGACGACCGGCCCAAGGCCGCGCGGCCCGCGTCCTCGATCCAGTGCATGGCGCCGCTCGCCAGGCTGCTGCCGCCGGTGGCCGCGATCTTCTGCAGCACCTGCGGATTGGTGACCGCGCAATTGGCGGGCGACAGCAACTCCAGCCATTGCCGCGCCATGAAGGCGACCAGATGTTCATGATGCCGGTCCACGCCGGGCACACCGCGGATGAAGGTGCGCAGGCGGTGGGCGGCGGCCTCGTGGGCCTGCCGGTACAGGCTGAAGGGCCATGCATCCCATTCCTTTCCCGACAGGCGCGGCTCATGCACCTGGCCGGGTGCGTCGACGGCGGCTGCGTCGATGGCCACCCGCGCCGCGCGCCCGGGTTGGGTCGCGAGGTGAATGGCCCAATCGGACCACGCCAGCATCTGGGCGGCGGGCGACATGCCTCCGCCCAGCTGTCCCCAGAAGGCGTGCAGGGTTCTGTCCAGTTCGTCGGGCTCTTCATTCACGGCAGTGCCCGCCCGGACAAGAGAAAACAATCATTTCGAACATTGCGCATGGCGCCTCCGGTTGGCCCGAATGTAGTGACCGCATGCGGCTGCTTCCTTGCGCTTGCTCAAGGTCCGGTCGCGCACGGCGTGCACGATGGGCGGATGAACGACCCGCAAGATGCCAGCACGCTGGCCCGCGATGCGCACCTGCATCCCGCCGCCGCTCTCGCCGTTCGCCTGGGCGTGGACCCCGGCGAAGGCCTGAGCGCCGAAGAGGCGCTGAAGCGGCAGGAGTTCCATGGACCCAACAGCCTGCCGCAGTCGCCGCCCCGCAGCCTGATGCAGCGGGTGCTCGACCAATTCCGCGACTTCATGGTGCTGGTGCTGATTGCGGCGGCGCTGCTGTCCGGATTCATCGGCGATGTGGCGGACACCGTGGCCATCGCCGTGATCGTGGTGCTCAACGCCGCCATCGGCCTGGCCCAGGAGTGGCGCGCGGAGCGCGCGCTCGACGCGCTCAAGCGGCTGGCCAGCCCGCACGCGACCGTGCGGCGCGAGGGCAGTTCCCAGGTCCTGGAGACGAGCGAGCTGGTGCCGGGTGACGTGGTGCTGCTCGAGGCGGGCAATCTCGTGCCGGCCGATCTTCGCCTGCACCAGGCGGCGCAGTTGCGGGTGGACGAATCGACGTTGACCGGGGAATCCGTCACGGTGGAGAAGCACACGGCGCATCTGCCCGACGGCGTCCACGGGGTGGGGGATCGGCTCAACATGGCCTTCAAGGGCACGCTGGTCACGCATGGCCGTGCCGAAGGGCTGGTGGTCGCCACCGGCTCCCGGACGGAACTGGGCCGGGTGGCCGGCCTGCTGCGCGACACGCAAGCGCGAAGCACGCCGTTGCAGCTGCGCCTGGCCTCGTTCGGCAGGCGGCTGTCGCTGGTGGTGCTGTGCCTCTGCACGCTGATCTTCGGCATCGGCGTGATGCGGGGCGAGCCGGTGCTGCTCATGGCGCTGACCGCCATCAGCCTGGCGGTGGCGGCCATTCCGGAGGCGCTGCCGGCCGTGGTCACCGTGCTGCTCGCGCTGGGCGCGCGCCGCATGGTGAAGGTGAACGCGCTCGTGCGCCGCTTGCCCTCCGTGGAGACGCTCGGTTCCGTCAGCGTGATTTGTTCCGACAAGACCGGCACCCTGACGCAGAACCGCATGCGGGTGCAGGTGGTGGATCTCCTCGCCGGCGGTTCCCGGGATCCCTTGTGGCGTGCGGTGCTGCTGTGCACCGACGCCAGCCTCGGTGCCCGCGGAGAGTGGGTGGGCGACCCCACCGAGACTGCGCTGGTCGAGGCCGCCCAGGCGGCCGGGTTCGAACCCGGCGCCGTGCGTGCGGCCCATGCACGTTTGGAGGAGTGGCCCTTCGACGCCGGACGCAAACGCATGAGCACGCTGCACCGTGAGCAGGAAGGCTGGGTCGTCGTCACCAAGGGCGCACCCGAAACCGTGTTGCCGTGCTGCACGCACGTGGCATCGGGGCAGGGAGATCTCGTGCTGGACGGCACCGAGGCCTTGTCCGCCGCGCAGACCATGGCAGCCCAGGGCCTGCGCGTGCTGGCGGTGGCACGGCGCTCCTTCGCGCAGAACCCCGTGGGCCGGTCCGCCGAGGCCGTCGAATCCGGCATGGTCCTGCTCGGCCTTGTCGGCCTGGCCGATCCGCCGCGGCCGCAAGCCAAGGCCGCCGTGGCCGACTGCCGCAGCGCGGGCATCACGCCGGTGATGATCACGGGCGATCATCCGGCAACGGCATTGGCCATCGCGCGCGAACTCGGCATTGCCGAAGGCAGCGGGCCGGTGCTCACCGGCGCGGACCTCGGTGCGATGGACGATGCCGCGCTGCAGCGTGCGGCCCGCGACGTGCGCGTGTATGCGCGGGTCGATCCGGCCCAGAAGATCCGGATCGTGCAGGCGCTGCAGGCCCAGGGCCAGTTCGTGGCAATGACCGGCGACGGCGTCAACGATGCGCCCGCGCTCAAGCAGGCGGACATCGGCATCGCGATGGGGCTGGGCGGCACCGATGTCGCACGCGAGGCGGCGAGCCTCGTGCTGCTCGACGACAACTTCGCGAGCATCGTGGCGGCCGTCCGCGAAGGCCGGCGCATCTTCGACAACATCCGCAAGTTCATCCGCTACGCGATGACCGGGAATTCCGGCGAGATCTGGACCCTGTTCCTCGCGCCCCTGATGGGCATGCCGATTCCGCTGCTGCCGCTGCACATCCTCTGGGTGAACCTGGTGACCGACGGGTTGCCCGGCCTTGCCCTTGCCGCCGAGCCTGCGGAACGGGGCGTCATGCAGCGCCCGCCGCGAGCGCCGGGCGAAAGCGTGTTCGCGGGCGGTCTCTGGCAGCACACGTTGTGGGTCGGCCTGCTGATCGCGGCGCTGTGCCTTGGCATCCAGGCCTGGGCCCTGAAGATGGACATGCACTGGCAGACCATGGTGTTCACGGTGCTCACGCTGTCCCAGATGGGGCACGTGCTGGCCATCCGCTCAGAGACCGATTCGTTGTTCACCCAGGGGCTGCGAAGCAACCTGCCGCTGGCCGGCGCGGTCCTGTCGACCTTTGCGCTCCAGCTCGCGGTGATCTACGTTCCGGCCTTGCAGTCGGTGTTCCGCACCGAGGCGCTGACGGCCGGCGAACTGGCGCTGTGCCTGGCATGCGCGGTGGGGGTCTTTTTCGCGGTGGAGGCCGAGAAATGGATTCGCCGCCACTCGGCCCGCGGCCCGCTCCGCCTGGCGGTTGTCGTCTGACTGCGGCCGGCCGCACGTTTCATTCGAAGGAGGACGACCGTGAAGATACTGATGCCGGTGGACGGCAGCGAATACACGCGCTACATGCTCGACTACGCGGCCGCGCAGGGCGGCTGGCTCGGCAACACGCCGCACGAGGTCACTTTCTTGGCCGTGGTGCCGCCTCTGCCGCCCCGTGCGCGCGGGTTCATGGACGAAGCCGAGGCGCAGGCCTTCTACCGCAACGAAGCTGCAGGGGCGTTGCAGCGGGTCGTTGAATTCGCGGCACGGCACTCGTGGCAGCCGACCATCGTTCACCGGGTCGGGCAGCCCGGCAGGGTGATCGCGGACATGGCCGTGGAAGAGGGCTTCGATCTCATCGTCATGGGATCGCACGGCCACTCGGCGCTCGGGGCGCTGCTGCTGGGCTCGGTCACCTCGCAGGTGCTGGCGCAGTGCAGGGTGCCGGTGCTCGTCGTGCGCCGCTGACGGGGCCGAACTGCAGGACGTCGCCCTTGTTCGCGAGCGCGGCCTACTGGACGTGGCGGAACTGCACCGCCGCGTTGATCATGTACAGCACCACGAGCGAGATGCTCGCCCAGCTCATCGACCGAAGCACACGCGCGGTCGGGCGGTAGACCAGCGCCACGATGACGGCGCCGCTCATCATGGCAGCGGTGATCGCCGTTGCCGCATGCACCTGCGCCACGTTGCGATAGATGGATCCGGGCAGGTAGGCCAGGTCGTCCAGCACCAGGATGAGCACGTCGAACAGGTTGCTGCCCAGCAGGTTGCCCAGGGCCATGTCGATGGCGCCGATGCGCAGCGCGCCGAGCGTGGTGGCGAGTTCCGGCACGGATGTGGCGAACGCGATGAAGAGCGTGCCGACGAAGGAGTTCGACCATCCCATGGTCCGGGCCAGGTCGACACCGACAAAGGGCAGCCAGATGCCCGCAGCGATGATCACCGCCGCGGCGACGGCGTAGCCTGTCAGCGCATGCCTGAACGTCATCGCCGGGTGCCCCTGCACCGGTACGGTCGTCTCGCGTTGCTCCAGGCGATAGATCGTGCGCATGGCCACCAGGTAGAGCACCAGCAGGACGAGGCTGGAAGCGCTCACGTGTCCGATGGCAGGCATGGTGCCCTGGCGCGACAGCAGCACGGCCAGGCCGACCGCGCAGAGCAGGACCACACCGAAGGCCGCGGACAGAACGTGCGCCGATCCGGCTCGCGAATAGACGGAGCCGTCGCGGTGCAGCAGGTCGACCAGGGCGAGGATCGCCAGGTTAAACACGCAGCTCCCGAGGACATCCCCGACCGCAATGTCCGGGGCGCCCACGAGCATGACCGCGCTGAAGCCCGTGACGAGTTCCGGCAGCGAAGTGACCGTGGCAATGAGGATCATGCCGATCCAGTTGCGCGACACGCCGGTCAGCGCCGCGATGGCGTCTCCGTAGCGGACCAGGCGAAAGCCAGCCAAGCCGATGGCCGAGACACACAGGCCAAATTGCGTCCATATGAGAAAGGTGGGGTTCATCCCGTGGCAGGACCCGGCGTGCCGGCGCCGGGCGGGATCCGGGCTTCGTCCAACTGATCGATGGCCCGCCGAGCGGCGCACATCGCCTGGCGCAGCGCGATCTCCCGTGCGCCAGGGTCGTCCCCCGTGATTCCGCAGCCTGCAACGGCAGGCAGTTCTTCGACCGAATAGGTCCAAGTGTAGCCATGATGGTGCTCGCGATGCCGTGCCTGAACGACGATCGTCCTGCCTCTGTGCTTCTGCGAATGTCTCATGTCGCTCCTCGGATGAAGGCTTTCCGGAACGGATGCCGGCGGCTTCCGGGCCATTCTGCGAATGCTAGGAAGAATCGGAGGCCGTGGCTTGCGCTGCGTCAAGAGCGCGTGCACGGCACGGCAACAGCAGCGGCCTTGATGGCGATCAAGGCCTGCGGCTTGCGAGCGCGGCATCCTGCGTGCGTGCGGATGAAATGCAGCCGCCCATCCGTCCACCCCGTTCCACTGCGAGAAATCACCATGAAGAAACTAATTTCGCTTTGCCTGCGCATCCTCGGTCGGCGGGTGCCCGCACCCCGGCACGACGAAGAGTTCGATCTGGTGCAGCGGCTTCGCGAAGCCGGCCTCTGATCCCCGGTGAGCTCAAAGAGCACAACGGCCGGAGCGCGTGCTGCCGACCATCGTGCTGGCGGGATGGAACGCTACTTGATGCGGATGTCGTTGACGACTTCCGTCACCCCCTTGACAGAGCGGGCGATGGCGGCGGCTTCGCGCCGCTCTTCCACGGTCGAGGCGAACCCGCTCAGCTGAACCCGGCCCTTGAACGTCTCGACATTCACTTCCCTTGCCCGGGCCTTGGCGTCGGTCGCCAGCTTCGCCTTCACGCGCGCCGTGATCGCGGTGTCGTCAATGTACTCACCGGTACTTTCGCGTGTCGGTGTGCCTCCGCAAGCGGTGAGCGCGGCAAGGACGATCGCGGCAGCGATCCAGCGGAATCCGAGAGAGCCTGGCTTCATGATTACTCCATGGGTTGTCGAGACCGAACAAGACTAGGAACAATCCCCCGCGCAGCACTTGCGCTGGCTCAAGGTCCGGCGCAGATGCCGCGGCTGACCGGACCTGCCGTGCAGGCAACGGGGAAGCCCAGGGGCCGCTCAGCTGATCGATGTCAAGGCTGCCGCATGGCGGCAGGCCTAGTCTGTCCGGCGATTCAACACACCAGGAGTACCCCATGAATTCGAGGAACATCGTTCTGTGCCATCCGGTCCGTACCGCCATAGGGACTTATGGCGGCAGCCTCAAGGATGTGTCTGCGCCCGAACTTGGCGCGGTGGCCGTGCGCGAGACGCTGAGGCGCTCGGGGCTGCCGGCGGACAAGGTGCAG contains:
- a CDS encoding cation-translocating P-type ATPase, translated to MNDPQDASTLARDAHLHPAAALAVRLGVDPGEGLSAEEALKRQEFHGPNSLPQSPPRSLMQRVLDQFRDFMVLVLIAAALLSGFIGDVADTVAIAVIVVLNAAIGLAQEWRAERALDALKRLASPHATVRREGSSQVLETSELVPGDVVLLEAGNLVPADLRLHQAAQLRVDESTLTGESVTVEKHTAHLPDGVHGVGDRLNMAFKGTLVTHGRAEGLVVATGSRTELGRVAGLLRDTQARSTPLQLRLASFGRRLSLVVLCLCTLIFGIGVMRGEPVLLMALTAISLAVAAIPEALPAVVTVLLALGARRMVKVNALVRRLPSVETLGSVSVICSDKTGTLTQNRMRVQVVDLLAGGSRDPLWRAVLLCTDASLGARGEWVGDPTETALVEAAQAAGFEPGAVRAAHARLEEWPFDAGRKRMSTLHREQEGWVVVTKGAPETVLPCCTHVASGQGDLVLDGTEALSAAQTMAAQGLRVLAVARRSFAQNPVGRSAEAVESGMVLLGLVGLADPPRPQAKAAVADCRSAGITPVMITGDHPATALAIARELGIAEGSGPVLTGADLGAMDDAALQRAARDVRVYARVDPAQKIRIVQALQAQGQFVAMTGDGVNDAPALKQADIGIAMGLGGTDVAREAASLVLLDDNFASIVAAVREGRRIFDNIRKFIRYAMTGNSGEIWTLFLAPLMGMPIPLLPLHILWVNLVTDGLPGLALAAEPAERGVMQRPPRAPGESVFAGGLWQHTLWVGLLIAALCLGIQAWALKMDMHWQTMVFTVLTLSQMGHVLAIRSETDSLFTQGLRSNLPLAGAVLSTFALQLAVIYVPALQSVFRTEALTAGELALCLACAVGVFFAVEAEKWIRRHSARGPLRLAVVV
- a CDS encoding universal stress protein; translated protein: MKILMPVDGSEYTRYMLDYAAAQGGWLGNTPHEVTFLAVVPPLPPRARGFMDEAEAQAFYRNEAAGALQRVVEFAARHSWQPTIVHRVGQPGRVIADMAVEEGFDLIVMGSHGHSALGALLLGSVTSQVLAQCRVPVLVVRR
- a CDS encoding sodium:calcium antiporter → MNPTFLIWTQFGLCVSAIGLAGFRLVRYGDAIAALTGVSRNWIGMILIATVTSLPELVTGFSAVMLVGAPDIAVGDVLGSCVFNLAILALVDLLHRDGSVYSRAGSAHVLSAAFGVVLLCAVGLAVLLSRQGTMPAIGHVSASSLVLLVLYLVAMRTIYRLEQRETTVPVQGHPAMTFRHALTGYAVAAAVIIAAGIWLPFVGVDLARTMGWSNSFVGTLFIAFATSVPELATTLGALRIGAIDMALGNLLGSNLFDVLILVLDDLAYLPGSIYRNVAQVHAATAITAAMMSGAVIVALVYRPTARVLRSMSWASISLVVLYMINAAVQFRHVQ
- a CDS encoding BON domain-containing protein, producing MKPGSLGFRWIAAAIVLAALTACGGTPTRESTGEYIDDTAITARVKAKLATDAKARAREVNVETFKGRVQLSGFASTVEERREAAAIARSVKGVTEVVNDIRIK